Proteins from a single region of Harpia harpyja isolate bHarHar1 chromosome 14, bHarHar1 primary haplotype, whole genome shotgun sequence:
- the SEC14L1 gene encoding SEC14-like protein 1 isoform X1, whose protein sequence is MVQKYQSPVRVYKHPFELIMAAYERRFPTCPLIPMFVASDTVNEYKSEDEAIHVIERRCKLDIDAPRLLKKIAGVDYVYFVQKNSLNRRERTLHIEAYNETFSNRVIINEHCCYTVHPDNEDWTCFEQSASLDIKSFFGFESTVEKIAMKQYTSNIKKGKEIIEYYLKQLEEEGITFVPRWTPPVACKLESSTSHARRPVSPAINIPDSATKEGLNNKEILNTSSSPSEPTAGTPDDKLDADYIKRYLGDLTPMQESCLIRLRQWLQETHKGKIPKDEHILRFLRARDFNIDKAREILCQSLTWRKQHQVDYILDTWNPPQVLQDYYAGGWHHHDKDGRPLYVLRLGQMDTKGLVRALGEEALLRYVLSINEEGLRRCEENTKVFGRPISSWTCLVDLEGLNMRHLWRPGVKALLRIIEVVEANYPETLGRLLILRAPRVFPVLWTLVSPFIDDNTRKKFLIYAGNDYQGPGGLLDYIDKEIIPDFLGGECMCEVPEGGLVPKSLYRTAEELENEDIKLWTETIYQSASVFKGAPHEVLIQIVDASSVITWDFDVCKGDIVFNIFHSKRAPQPPKKDSLGAHSITSPGGNNVQLIDKVWQLGRDYSMVESPLICKEGESVQGSHVTRWPGFYILQWKFHSMPACATTSLPRVDDVLASLQVSSHKCKVMYYTEVIGSEDFRGSMTSLESSHSGFSQLSAATTSSSQSHSSSMISRWRFC, encoded by the exons GCATATGAGAGGAGGTTTCCTACGTGTCCTCTGATCCCTATGTTTGTAGCCAGTGACACTGTAAATGAATACAAGAGTGAGGATGAAGCTATCCACGTGATTGAACGGCGCTGTAAGCTGGATATAGATGCACCACGGCTATTGAAAAAG ATTGCAGGAGTGGATTATGTCTACTTTGTCCAGAAGAATTCTTTGAACAGACGAGAAAGGACTTTGCATATAGAAGCCTATAATGAAACCTTCTCTAATAGAGTCATTATTAATGAACACTGCTGTTACACA GTTCATCCTGACAATGAAGACTGGACCTGTTTTGAACAGTCAGCAAGTCTGGatataaaatctttttttggttttgaaagcacAGTGGAAAAGATTGCCATGAAGCAGTACACCAGCAATATTAAAAAG gggaaagaaataatAGAATACTACCTgaagcagctggaggaagaaggaataaCTTTTGTTCCTCGTTGGACTCCTCCTGTTGCATGTAAATTGGAGAGCAGTACATCCCATGCAAGACGACCTGTTTCACCTGCTATTAATATACCAGACTCTGCCACAAAGGAGGGCTTGAACAATAAGGAGATTCTCAACACTTCAAGCAGCCCCTCAGAGCCCACAGCAGGAACGCCTGATG ACAAGCTAGATGCAGACTACATCAAGCGGTATCTGGGTGACTTGACACCAATGCAGGAAAGCTGCCTCATTCGACTGAGACAGTGGCTCCAGGAGACGCACAAAGGCAAA atcccAAAGGATGAGCACATTTTAAGATTCCTGCGTGCTCGGGACTTCAACATTGATAAAGCAAGAGAGATCCTTTGCCAGTCGCTGACATGGCGTAAGCAGCACCAGGTGGACTATATTCTAGACACCTGGAACCCTCCTCAAGTACTCCAAGATTACTATGCAGGAGGCTGGCATCACCATGACAAAG ATGGTCGCCCGCTGTATGTGCTGAGATTGGGACAGATGGATACCAAAGGCTTAGTGCGAGCTCTTGGGGAAGAGGCCTTGCTTCGATAC GTTCTTTCAATAAATGAAGAAGGATTGAGGCGGTGCGAGGAGAATACCAAAGTATTTGGCAGGCCAATAAG CTCTTGGACCTGTCTAGTAGATCTAGAAGGCTTGAATATGCGGCATTTATGGAGACCTGGTGTCAAAGCATTGCTAAGAATCATTGAGGTGGTCGAAGCTAATTATCCTGAGACTTTGGGTCGTCTTCTTATTCTAAGAGCACCTCGAGTATTCCCAGTTCTTTGGACACTG GTTAGTCCATTCATTGATGACAACACTAGAAAGAAATTCCTTATTTATGCTGGAAATGACTACCAGGGTCCTGGGGGACTGCTGGATTACATCGATAAAGAAATTATCCCTGATTTTCTTGGTGGAGAGTGCATG TGTGAAGTACCAGAGGGTGGGCTGGTTCCCAAGTCCCTCTACCGGACAGCAGAAGAGTTGGAAAACGAAGACATAAAGCTTTGGACTGAAACAATCTACCAGTCTGCAAGTGTCTTCAAAGGAGCTCCGCATGAG GTTCTCATTCAGATTGTGGATGCCTCATCTGTGATCACATGGGATTTTGACGTGTGCAAGGGCGACATTGTTTTTAACATCTTTCATTCCAAGAGAGCCCCACAGCCTCCTAAAAAGGACTCTCTGGGAGCTCACAGTATTACATCTCCTGGTGGGAACAACGTCCAGTTGATAGACAAAGTCTGGCAATTGGGTCGTGATTACAGTATGGTGGAGTCCCCTCTTATCTGCAAAGAAGGGGAGAGTGTGCAG GGATCACATGTGACCAGGTGGCCTGGCTTCTATATTCTCCAGTGGAAATTTCATAGCATGCCTGCCTGTGCTACAACCAGCCTGCCTCGTGTGGATGATGTGTTAGCATCTCTACAGGTCTCCTCTCACAAATGTAAAGTGATGTACTATACAGAAGTAATAGGATCTGAAGATTTCAG GGGATCTATGACCAGCCTTGAATCAAGCCACAGTGGATTCTCCCAGCTCAGTGCTGCCACCACCTCTTCTAGCCAGTCCCATTCCAGCTCCATGATTTCCAG atgGCGATTTTGCTGA
- the SEC14L1 gene encoding SEC14-like protein 1 isoform X2, with amino-acid sequence MVQKYQSPVRVYKHPFELIMAAYERRFPTCPLIPMFVASDTVNEYKSEDEAIHVIERRCKLDIDAPRLLKKIAGVDYVYFVQKNSLNRRERTLHIEAYNETFSNRVIINEHCCYTVHPDNEDWTCFEQSASLDIKSFFGFESTVEKIAMKQYTSNIKKGKEIIEYYLKQLEEEGITFVPRWTPPVACKLESSTSHARRPVSPAINIPDSATKEGLNNKEILNTSSSPSEPTAGTPDDKLDADYIKRYLGDLTPMQESCLIRLRQWLQETHKGKIPKDEHILRFLRARDFNIDKAREILCQSLTWRKQHQVDYILDTWNPPQVLQDYYAGGWHHHDKDGRPLYVLRLGQMDTKGLVRALGEEALLRYVLSINEEGLRRCEENTKVFGRPISSWTCLVDLEGLNMRHLWRPGVKALLRIIEVVEANYPETLGRLLILRAPRVFPVLWTLVSPFIDDNTRKKFLIYAGNDYQGPGGLLDYIDKEIIPDFLGGECMCEVPEGGLVPKSLYRTAEELENEDIKLWTETIYQSASVFKGAPHEVLIQIVDASSVITWDFDVCKGDIVFNIFHSKRAPQPPKKDSLGAHSITSPGGNNVQLIDKVWQLGRDYSMVESPLICKEGESVQGSHVTRWPGFYILQWKFHSMPACATTSLPRVDDVLASLQVSSHKCKVMYYTEVIGSEDFRGSMTSLESSHSGFSQLSAATTSSSQSHSSSMISR; translated from the exons GCATATGAGAGGAGGTTTCCTACGTGTCCTCTGATCCCTATGTTTGTAGCCAGTGACACTGTAAATGAATACAAGAGTGAGGATGAAGCTATCCACGTGATTGAACGGCGCTGTAAGCTGGATATAGATGCACCACGGCTATTGAAAAAG ATTGCAGGAGTGGATTATGTCTACTTTGTCCAGAAGAATTCTTTGAACAGACGAGAAAGGACTTTGCATATAGAAGCCTATAATGAAACCTTCTCTAATAGAGTCATTATTAATGAACACTGCTGTTACACA GTTCATCCTGACAATGAAGACTGGACCTGTTTTGAACAGTCAGCAAGTCTGGatataaaatctttttttggttttgaaagcacAGTGGAAAAGATTGCCATGAAGCAGTACACCAGCAATATTAAAAAG gggaaagaaataatAGAATACTACCTgaagcagctggaggaagaaggaataaCTTTTGTTCCTCGTTGGACTCCTCCTGTTGCATGTAAATTGGAGAGCAGTACATCCCATGCAAGACGACCTGTTTCACCTGCTATTAATATACCAGACTCTGCCACAAAGGAGGGCTTGAACAATAAGGAGATTCTCAACACTTCAAGCAGCCCCTCAGAGCCCACAGCAGGAACGCCTGATG ACAAGCTAGATGCAGACTACATCAAGCGGTATCTGGGTGACTTGACACCAATGCAGGAAAGCTGCCTCATTCGACTGAGACAGTGGCTCCAGGAGACGCACAAAGGCAAA atcccAAAGGATGAGCACATTTTAAGATTCCTGCGTGCTCGGGACTTCAACATTGATAAAGCAAGAGAGATCCTTTGCCAGTCGCTGACATGGCGTAAGCAGCACCAGGTGGACTATATTCTAGACACCTGGAACCCTCCTCAAGTACTCCAAGATTACTATGCAGGAGGCTGGCATCACCATGACAAAG ATGGTCGCCCGCTGTATGTGCTGAGATTGGGACAGATGGATACCAAAGGCTTAGTGCGAGCTCTTGGGGAAGAGGCCTTGCTTCGATAC GTTCTTTCAATAAATGAAGAAGGATTGAGGCGGTGCGAGGAGAATACCAAAGTATTTGGCAGGCCAATAAG CTCTTGGACCTGTCTAGTAGATCTAGAAGGCTTGAATATGCGGCATTTATGGAGACCTGGTGTCAAAGCATTGCTAAGAATCATTGAGGTGGTCGAAGCTAATTATCCTGAGACTTTGGGTCGTCTTCTTATTCTAAGAGCACCTCGAGTATTCCCAGTTCTTTGGACACTG GTTAGTCCATTCATTGATGACAACACTAGAAAGAAATTCCTTATTTATGCTGGAAATGACTACCAGGGTCCTGGGGGACTGCTGGATTACATCGATAAAGAAATTATCCCTGATTTTCTTGGTGGAGAGTGCATG TGTGAAGTACCAGAGGGTGGGCTGGTTCCCAAGTCCCTCTACCGGACAGCAGAAGAGTTGGAAAACGAAGACATAAAGCTTTGGACTGAAACAATCTACCAGTCTGCAAGTGTCTTCAAAGGAGCTCCGCATGAG GTTCTCATTCAGATTGTGGATGCCTCATCTGTGATCACATGGGATTTTGACGTGTGCAAGGGCGACATTGTTTTTAACATCTTTCATTCCAAGAGAGCCCCACAGCCTCCTAAAAAGGACTCTCTGGGAGCTCACAGTATTACATCTCCTGGTGGGAACAACGTCCAGTTGATAGACAAAGTCTGGCAATTGGGTCGTGATTACAGTATGGTGGAGTCCCCTCTTATCTGCAAAGAAGGGGAGAGTGTGCAG GGATCACATGTGACCAGGTGGCCTGGCTTCTATATTCTCCAGTGGAAATTTCATAGCATGCCTGCCTGTGCTACAACCAGCCTGCCTCGTGTGGATGATGTGTTAGCATCTCTACAGGTCTCCTCTCACAAATGTAAAGTGATGTACTATACAGAAGTAATAGGATCTGAAGATTTCAG GGGATCTATGACCAGCCTTGAATCAAGCCACAGTGGATTCTCCCAGCTCAGTGCTGCCACCACCTCTTCTAGCCAGTCCCATTCCAGCTCCATGATTTCCAGGTAG